In Rhinoderma darwinii isolate aRhiDar2 chromosome 9, aRhiDar2.hap1, whole genome shotgun sequence, the following are encoded in one genomic region:
- the CMTR2 gene encoding cap-specific mRNA (nucleoside-2'-O-)-methyltransferase 2 gives MFSCDFPSEVHSLFDKRFTYEKEEDWLLPAASEVLSSDHKEFSRFLSLKESLNQVKNLLSDKRLDDWHRHTSFTNKAGRVVPEVRRQVNAELCTQAWCKFHEIVCTYPLLPSTALWSYELNTLHLCEAPGAFISSLNHYLKTRDVNCDWTWVANTLNPYHEANHGLVMIADDRLIANTLLWWYFGPDNTGDIMSSRHLDGLGKFISNMSSVHLVTADGSFDCQGNPGEQETLVYPLHYCEVVTCLATLGPGGSFVLKMFTLFQHSSVNLMYLLNCCFQSVHLIKPGTSKAGNSEVYVVCLGYVGKEAIQEHLEKLIAHFGTEVGLKSLFPHGSLPASFLQRHHDCCTYFFERQTQTILENLKLFSDMREEDKLHLNLMRESAVSYYLQRFQITFIPRKHWLVRKPRVGCNFNARWVGTRNRRTDTFNERKQLEALTWLEKVAQGYFSSFLEEHVTGNLGRGCSLEGSNCELQHEDWYFLQGQRLSRIQSSSFCDCELLNKYNGALEGCSAGESIIPWASLSCPSCPLQPAADVVSSLLELAENGHHVLVCGAPSVFEVLQQRQLSSGFLESPPPLQLLSLLHDGDPAYQQQLISLILQAFQQLQAGDSFLLPVLSSLTRFTAGIVYILCHCFQIISFSCPTSNLTCGANAVLLCCGYQPLPSPVLQHLHQLEQLVSSASPQQVLEFIPMEELLKGHFLEFLWDLNSAIIRRSLHLIGLHEHAKTSDMGLVQGEEK, from the coding sequence ATGTTCAGCTGTGACTTCCCCTCTGAGGTTCACAGTCTGTTTGATAAGCGCTTCACATATGAGAAGGAGGAGGACTGGCTTCTTCCTGCAGCCTCGGAGGTCCTCAGCTCTGACCACAAGGAGTTTAGTCGCTTCCTCTCCCTGAAGGAGTCTCTGAACCAGGTGAAGAACCTCCTCAGTGATAAGAGGCTGGACGACTGGCACCGCCACACTTCATTCACTAACAAGGCCGGGAGAGTCGTGCCGGAGGTGCGCAGACAGGTGAACGCTGAGCTCTGCACTCAGGCCTGGTGTAAGTTCCATGAGATTGTCTGCACATACCCGCTGCTGCCCAGCACGGCGCTCTGGAGCTACGAGCTGAACACGCTGCACCTATGTGAGGCCCCCGGGGCCTTCATCTCCAGCCTTAACCACTACCTAAAAACACGGGACGTGAACTGTGACTGGACCTGGGTGGCCAACACCCTGAACCCTTACCACGAAGCCAACCACGGGCTGGTGATGATCGCTGATGACCGCCTGATCGCCAATACCTTACTCTGGTGGTATTTTGGCCCAGACAACACTGGAGACATCATGAGCAGCCGGCATCTGGATGGGTTGGGGAAGTTCATCAGTAACATGTCCTCTGTACATCTGGTTACAGCAGACGGCAGCTTTGACTGCCAGGGAAACCCTGGGGAGCAGGAGACTCTGGTCTACCCTCTGCACTACTGTGAGGTGGTCACCTGTCTGGCAACGCTCGGCCCTGGGGGATCTTTCGTCTTGAAGATGTTCACCCTTTTCCAGCATTCTTCTGTTAATCTCATGTACTTACTGAACTGCTGCTTCCAGAGCGTGCACCTCATAAAGCCGGGCACCAGCAAGGCAGGCAACTCGGAGGTGTATGTGGTGTGCCTGGGCTACGtggggaaggaggccatccaggaGCATCTTGAGAAATTGATTGCACATTTTGGGACAGAAGTGGGACTAAAATCCTTGTTTCCTCACGGGTCCCTCCCGGCGtcgttcctgcagcgccaccatgaCTGCTGCACTTACTTTTTTGAGCGTCAGACACAAACCATCCTTGAGAACTTGAAGCTATTCTCCGATATGCGAGAGGAGGACAAGTTGCACTTGAACCTGATGCGGGAGTCTGCGGTCTCCTATTACCTGCAGAGGTTCCAGATCACATTTATTCCCAGGAAACATTGGCTGGTACGGAAGCCGCGCGTTGGCTGTAACTTTAACGCCCGGTGGGTGGGGACTCGTAACCGCCGCACAGACACTTTCAATGAGAGGAAGCAGCTGGAAGCACTGACATGGCTGGAGAAAGTCGCTCAGGGATACTTCAGCTCCTTTTTGGAAGAACATGTGACCGGTAACCTGGGTAGAGGCTGTTCTCTTGAAGGCTCGAACTGTGAGCTACAACATGAGGACTGGTACTTCCTCCAGGGACAGAGGCTCTCGAGGATCCAGAGCTCCTCGTTCTGCGACTGTGAACTTCTAAATAAATACAATGGGGCCCTCGAGGGATGTTCTGCAGGAGAATCCATCATCCCCTGGGCATCACTCTCCTGTCCCTCCTGCCCCCTCCAACCTGCTGCAGATGTGGTGTCGTCATTGTTGGAGCTGGCAGAGAATGGGCATCATGTTCTGGTCTGTGGGGCTCCCTCAGTGTTTGAGGTTCTTCAGCAGAGACAGTTGTCCTCCGGATTCCTGGAGTCTCCCCCTCCTCTGCAGCTCCTCTCCCTCCTTCATGATGGAGATCCAGCCTACCAGCAGCAGCTCATCTCCCTAATTCTGCAGGCCTTTCAGCAATTACAGGCAGGAGACTCGTTCCTCTTACCAGTCTTGTCCTCGCTCACCCGCTTTACGGCAGGCATTGTCTACATATTGTGCCATTGCTTCCAGATCATCAGTTTCTCGTGTCCCACCAGCAATCTAACCTGCGGTGCCAACGCTGTACTGCTGTGCTGCGGTTACCAGCCTCTGCCCAGCCCCGTCCTCCAGCACCTTCACCAGTTAGAGCAGCTTGTGAGCTCCGCGTCTCCTCAGCAGGTCCTGGAGTTTATACCCATGGAGGAACTTCTGAAAGGCCATTTCCTGGAGTTCTTGTGGGACCTGAATTCCGCCATCATCAGACGCAGCCTCCATTTAATAGGACTCCATGAACACGCGAAGACGTCAGACATGGGCCTGGTGCAGGGAGAAGAGAAGTGA